In the Drosophila willistoni isolate 14030-0811.24 chromosome 3R, UCI_dwil_1.1, whole genome shotgun sequence genome, CACAAAGTGACAGCAAACAAAgccgaaaaccaaaaaaccaaaaaccaaaaaaaaaatcaacaacaaagtgTTGCCAAATAGGGAGAAATCGGCTTATagcacaaaaaacaaaaaaaacacgacaaGTTGCCCAGCAGCAGctcttcatcatcattttgtctctgtgcgtgtgtgtgtgtggggagGGGCGTGGtaataataaaacacaaaatctttttttggtaCTTTCAACATTTCTGTTGTTggtgttcttgttgttgttgctcctgTCATGAGACAAAAACTCTGACGCGTGTGACATTTGGCGCTGGAAAGTGACTTTTGAACAAGTTGAGAGGACCGACGACCGCCTGTCTCACTGACTGGTAAATGCTGTGGACTTAACAGAAGCTAAACAACAAATGAGTTTTGTAGGGGGAAactatttctttttggttgttttgcTGTGGTTTATTGTTTTCTCAGCTAGCTAAGTGATTATACCCCTATGGGCCACCACAAGGGCCTCGTCACCTCGTATTTTGCGAAATATCTGAAGAACTGTATCTGCAAGATACACTCATCCACATCCTCGTCCCCAATCTTACCCtcatcatcttcattttcatactCGGGTGTCTGAGCTGAGCGGCCCTAATTAGAcgtgttatatttttttttttgtttcttttttgtgttttagcTTCCACAACGATGGCTAAATCTGTTTCTATGTAGAATATAATTTATGAACTTGCTAATTTTAGTCATTGCCCAGGGCCATATATCAAAATTCAGTTCAAGGAATGAAAGAAACGTGCTTTTGTCTAGCCTAAAATTTTGTGTGATTTTCTTATTTCCCTTAATTATTACTTGAATGTTCtcttttttaaacaaattccATTAAAAGATGCATTTAACTGGCTAATCGGTAAAAGCAGCTCGTCAACTTTCAGTTAAGGCAActgaatttattaaattattaaggTGAATTTCATTCAGATCAGTTGACTATATCCTTTTACTCTACTTCGAAGTCTTGCAGTCAGTGTTCGAATATGTTTTCGAGAGTTTTTCAAACGATTTAAGCCAAAGACAATCTATTCTTTGTTTGATTTCTGCGACAACTAGAAAAAGAAACGATTAAGCTTTATCATAACATAATTTCTATATGTAATTACAACTTACTTATTGATCATCTAAGAGTCCTTTGGCATCGAATATGGGTAGCATTTTTGCCACAATTTCGTGAGCCTTTGCTGTGCTATATAGAGAGTCCTGGAATTTTATGGCCTGTGGTGTATTCTCATAGAAATCAACAAATTCTCCCAAAACTTCACCCTGATATACCATAAACGGTTGGAATACCAAAGACACAAAAACAGCTGGAAAAAATTTTGATAGTTAATATCGATTTGCATTTGCAAAGTAACTTTTGAAACATACCAAAGAAATGCCGTTTCTGAAATTCCAATTGATATTCAAATAAACTGGGAATGTTGCCCTTATAGTTGAGCTTCTCCAGATTCTGTCTTAAAGCATAATAATGTCGCTGCACCAATTCCAATTGTCTGATCCTCACATCCTCCTGAAGGGATGTACTAAAGAAATAGTGTAAGTCCAAGACTGGTGAAGTGATTACACTAAATTGAAAATCGATTGGGACCACAGATCTCGGTTGTCCTTGACTATCATATTGAAACATTATGTTGGTGGTCCAGCAATCACCATGAAGCAGAGTCTGCAAGTCCTGATCATTGACATCATGAGCGCGAGCTGCGTACTCCATCAGATTGGTGAGGGTACGCTCCAATTTGTGATAGTAGCGTGACTCCAATTTTGGTTCACTCTTCACATAGCGCAACAGCGCCTTAAAGAGACCAGTGAATACCCGTTTATAGCCATCGCGATCACGGGAAAAGTAATTGACTAGAAGTTTCGGAGGCATCGATTCAGGATGGCGCTGTTTTAGCACTGTTGCGGCAGCATGGAACTTGGCCAACATGTCAATTGTAAGCTCAGCATGTGACAGATCCAATTGCTTAACACGATCCGCATTGATATATTTGAGTGGTGCCAAATCCTCGAGAATCATGATTTCATGCTCACGATCCACACAAATGGCATTAGCATGCATTTTATCAGTGATACCCACTTCAAGCAGAATCTCTGACATCTTGGGCAACACAAACTCATACATATCCATCTCTCGAGTATAGACTTCGTAATCTATAAAGAGCTTTGACTGTGGGGCATCCTTGGAGCATCCTTCCTTCAGCAAATATGTTTCTTTCTGCACGGCATTCTCATTGCTTCGTTGGAAATCCACATGGATACGCGTCATAACCCCCACCCAGTTGTCACCTTTGCCCGAGGCTGGCTTCGACCACAGTTTAAGGACTTTCAACCCATTGTCCTTATAGTAAATTCTCAGTTTAGACTGAATATACAACTCGGTTAACCATTCGGGCAGCATTCTCTAACGACTGTTGCAGCTCTACTAACTGCCACTTGCTGTCGAGGCAAatgattttataaaaaaaaaaccaaaacaaaacactacTCTTATCTGTATGATTATTCTAACCTTGATAGACAATCTAACTACATAACGTGACTGAGGTGTGCTGCATTATATGGTGCTTGGATTTTATGGCCACTCCTGAATCTCTATTCATCTGTATCTCTTCCTAACTGTATGCCCTCCACTGTATTCTGTTGTATTCTAGAACCTCTAGTCGTTCAATCTATTAGGGATCTTGTTATGTAATAGTCAAATACATTACCACTCACATGACTTTAACTTaataaaagtataaaaatataaaaacggAATTGTAGAATGCTTCAAATATCATTTCGACTACTTGCGAAATCTCTCAAATATGCAACGATAACGACAATTTACTTCGACTTTAAACATACCCTGTATTCTAATAGTGCTTGAGGTTATTAATGTTTCTGAGATATCTGATTTTAGATTAGATTTGTGCAGATATCTATCCCATTTACCTATAACAATTAGCTAAAATATGAAACTACTAATGCTTACTTATTGTTAGTAATTATATTTTGGTTTATTCAtagtgagagtgagagtgagagtaTCTTTTGGGCAACTATGCCAAAGTATATTCTATTAAAACGATTCAGGACATAAAAATAGCAACCACTAATTAAGCTTATCTTTTATAATATGATGGAACTAAAGGTAATTaagataaaaaataaacaaaaccaTTGTCTAATAAATAGCAAACACTAGATTTATATTCATTGTGAGTGTGATGAgtatatatgaatgtatgtagTTCTATTTCACCATTCTGGAATACTTAGCATCGAATTAATTGATGTAGACAAGTTCCCCACACTGATAAGTAATCATTAGAGTAGAAATCTCGTTTCGTCGTTTCGCTGTTGGCCCAGAGGCGTTGACTTTAAGCCTATTAGAGAGACAACATTACAGACAGTCGTTTCGGGTGTGGCCTTTATTCTCCATTTGCCATGTTTGACAATAAGTAATAAGTTGATAATTAACAGCATTTACATCGTTAGGCTTTATTAATgatttctgtgttttttttcctctccTTTTTTCCAGCATACATTGGTAACTATTTTCCTGCCCTTAATGAGTTTACAACTCACACTGTGATAAGGCCCAAAGTGCAACATGGACGAACTAAACGCTCTCTTCAGAGCACATTGGATGCAGCTGTAAGTAGTccaaactatatatatttggcAAGAATTTACTGTAGACGagttaattgaaaatcaagTTTATTCGCACTACCATATAAAATGCCAGCTAAAAGCTTACCGTAAGCAATTTTAATTATTCTCAGCTATTATCAAAAGGAGTTAAGCAAAATAAACTGCCAAGTTTACATTGAAAGTTTAATTTAGAACCAGGTTGGATTGGGTTAACTTTGGCCATCCCGTTATTGTAATACACTTGGAAACTTTTCAAACGTCGCATTAAACGTTGGCAAATTGTTTAGGCAGTTTAGGGTGTTACCTAACTGAAAAAGGGATCACAGGATTTTCCATGAACTTTTACCAGAAATGTAAATAAGTTCTTTCAAATCATAGATTAACAAATTCGCAAAGTTAGAGCAAATTAGTCACACTATTAGTTTAGATTGATAATCGTTTGCGGCAGAAGTAGCTAAAAAGGGTTAAGATACTTTACAGTCTTCTGTTCTGGAATTAATATAATCTAATCTAATTCTTGCTGCTTTTGCAAACGTCTGACTAAAATGAATATGCTCCATTTTTCCTTATAAAGttgaaaaactaattattttcgAGCATTTAAAAGTCAGAAACAAACCCTTTTATCAAGAAACCAAGGGCAACAAGTCAGAGATTAACTTTTGCCAAAAGAATATACAATTTAAGCTGCTGGAAAattagctaaaaaaaaaaaaaagtatgtaaatttgtgcaaaatattttcaactgTTTTGGTGGGGGATTTTGTGGTTGGTTTGCTGTGTGGTCTTAATGCCCTTTGGGCGCGTCAGGACAAACGCTGGCAAACCCCATTTTAATTAGCTACAACGACCAACCCCAATCCAGAGATATTTACAACCACGTGTCCTTTACACATTCGCACCTTAAATGTGGGCAGAGGGAGGGGACCAACACGCCCACAATTTGCatgcaaaaatgaaataatattaCACCTTTTTAATGGCTTAATCTTGTTATCTAACCTAACTAGGATGGTCTGCACGCTCAACATATAACCCTGAGCTATTTGCATCAGGGGCAACGCATACAAATCGAACTACTCCGCAATGATCGTCTTTTGCCGGATACTCATTTCCTTCGCTATCAGAATGCCAGTAAACTGGCAGCTAAAAGCAACGGACATGGACCAGTTGGCAATGTGGTTCGCAATTTTACCAAGACTGAAGTTGATTTATGTCACTATCAGGTGAGTTTCTGCCAGCCCAATTGGTTTGGTGGAGGAGGAAGTGGTTTTGATGGCAATtttcaattggaatttttgCTTCAGGGTCACATACACGGCCAAGCGGATTCAAAAGTGGCTCTCTCCACCTGTAATGGTGGACTCAATGGCGTTGTCTTTGATGGCAGGGAAACGTATTTCATACATCCACACATCGATGGCACTGGCCGATTGCTGGATGACCATTTTCTGCTCAGGTGAGttaattaacaacaaaatggaCTCAGAGACTACTAGAAGTAGGTAGTTTCATCCCTAGCTGGCGCTTATCTAATTGTAAAATGGGTTTGCTTGTTGTTACCCCTTGCCTGATATTTACTTACTTGTCGTGTTTATGGCAGGGGGTCACAGTTTGCTATCTGAAAGTTTGCCTATTTGTGGGCcacaaatatttgttttattggctCGTTGACTTTGCCAACGTCTCTCTGTCTTTCCCCTGGATAGACCCGTTAATTCATTATGTTTATGGGTCGCTTCCACTTCCGTTGTTAATAAGTTGttctgttttcctttttttttggccacgGAAATATCAAATTACCTTTGATTTGTTTTACAGTCACGCAGATATGGTGCAAAAGAATGCCACCTGTGGCTATGACAGCCACAAGGACAACCACAACCATGACAGGGAATGGGAGAATGAGGAACCGTCGATACCCCAACGTTTAGATGGCGGGGAATTCCAACGCATGTTCCTGCGAAGAAGACGGCGCGATGTCGAAGAAGTGGGCCATCTGATACGTGGTCCCTACAATGCCAACAAGTACTCCAGCTATGTGGAATTGGTCATTGTGGTGGATAATAAAGTGTATAAACATTTCGGtgaaaataccaaaaaagtgCATCAGCATTGCAAGGATCTGGCCAATATAGTTAATGCGGTAAGTCAACACCAATTTCCATGTCTTCCTTTAACTAAATGTTGTATCCTTTTTAGCTCTACGAACCGCTCAATATATTTGTGGCGTTGGTGGGCGTGGTTATATGGAACGAATCAAACGAAATCGAATTCTCAAGCGATGGCGATGTCACACTTCGAAATTTCCTCAACTATCGAAGCACTAAACTAGTGCTGGAGCATCCCAATGACAATGCCCAACTGTTGACCAAAGAGACCTTTGCCGGCGGAGTAGTTGGCAAGGCTCTGAAAGGACCCATCTGCACGTACGAGTATTCGGGCGGAGTGAGCATGCAACACAGCCAGATTTTGGCCGTTGTGGCCACTACCATGGCCCATGAGATGGGTCACAACTTTGGCATGGAGCACGATTCGCCCGATTGCCATTGTCCAGATGAGAAATGCGTCATGGCTGCCTCCAGTACTGCAGTGGTTCCAGTGCATTGGAGCAGCTGCAGCATCGATCAGCTAACGATTGCCTTCTCGCGTGGTATGAACTATTGCCTACGCAACAAGCCCGAGAGGTTGTTCGATTCGCCGCAGTGCGGCAATGGTTTCGTCGAGCCTGGCGAGCAATGCGACTGTGGTCTGCCGAACCACTGTGAGAACACTTGTTGCAATGCCCACACTTGTATGCTGCACTCGAATGCCTCATGTGCCACCGGCGAATGCTGTGACTTGGATACGTGCCGACCCAAAATGGCAGGCAAACCGTGCCGCGAGGCGGAGAATGAATGCGACCTGCCAGAGTATTGCACCGGAGAGTCGGAGTATTGTCCCAAGGATGTCTATCGACGTGATGCGGAACCCTGTGATGGCGGTCAGGCCTATTGTTTCCATGGAAATTGTCGCTCCCATGGCAATCAGTGTCGCGTTCTGTGGGGACCCACTGGAGATAATTCCGAGCATTGTTACTACAAGAACAAGGAGGGCAATCGTCTCGGCAATTGTGGTTACAATCGTGTCAACAAAACCTACGTGCCGTGTGCCACAGAGCATGTCAATTGTGGCATGTTGCACTGCATCCATTTGAATGAGCGTCTCGAATTCGGCATGGAATCGGCTGCTGTCCTGTCACACTCCTATGTCAGTCATGATCGCAAGATTGTGGCCTGCCGTTCGGCCGTTGTAGACCTTGGGCTACAGAATATCGATCCTGGATTGACCCCAAATGGGGCAAAGTGTGGGGACAATCGAATGTGTGTGGATCAACGCTGCGTAGCTGTCAAAGATGTACTAGCCAAAGGATCGGATTGTCCGGACAATTGTAAAGATCTGGGTGTATGCAATAGTCGAGGTCATTGCCACTGTGAATTGGGCTTCGGTGGCGAGTCCTGCTCCCGACCAGGTCCCGGTGGTTCTGTAGACAGTGGACCAGCTGCGGACTCAAATAGTAAGCTAAAGACAAACGCCTCAAGTGCGGCATTCGTTAAAGATCTCTTTTTTCTCTCCTTCAGGTACCGTTGGATTCCAGCGTTTCATATTTATGCTATTCTTTGTGATTCTTCCGCTCTTTCTTTGCGTCTGTTTGGTCTATTACTGCCGTAATAATAAACTGTTCGCCGGTGGAAAGCTCGCcgataatatgtatgtatcgaCCTCCACAtccagcaatagcaacaacaacaacaacagcagcagtcggagcagtagcagtagcagtggcagcggctcACCAGCCGCTGTCTGCTGTGCTGGCATCTCTTCGTGCTCCACTACTATTTCACCCACCACAACTAGTTCTACGTCTGCACCACAACACGCACCACCATCTATCAATAACACAATAACTAACAATTTGATTAACACTAAACCGCTACCCCCTGTCCCTGTTACCGCTACAATAACTAATATACATGCCACATTGCCGCGCTTCAAGTCCAGCCAATCAGGCACTAATTTGGCTGCAGTGCATCCGCCTGCCATGCCCAAGAGTAAAAGCCATTATGAGGTGCAGCCAGTTGCTGTAAACGTTATGCGACGTAAACTGTCAACGCCTCAGATAACCACTGCCCCACCAATTCCACTACAtcgcaacaataacaacaccaagaacaacaataacaacaactcgTACAACACTGAAACACCATTaaacaacagtaacaacaataCACTGAGACGCAAGCTGGACATCACGGCTCCGCGTCTGCATGCAACAACAAATCCTCTAGCCCTAACCGAGGGCGCCCAATACATACAAAGCGACCCCGCGAGGTGCGCCCCCAAACCCTAATATCGAATATTTGCAAGAAACGCTGCCACAAACAATTTAGCATGACTTTAATGCGCTTGGCTTGATCAAGAGTTGCGATATACTTGTAGAAGATCGTGAGAGAATTATCTTTTAAGTTCAAGAATCCATCACTTTTGGCGCTCCTTTTTCGGGAGTTAAATAAGCCAAGTTTAAAAACAATTAGTAatgaaattacaaaaataacaTTTATGAAATTCCATAAAGAAACTCGTGATTTAAATTCTCTATCACATTTATCACTGCAAGTGtatcaaaaactttaaatgtgCTTCCAAAACTGCCCGAAACCCActcaaaaaccaaacaaattttcaCAACCACCAATTAAATCTGTTCgtattataatttaaattaaccAATTGAATTAACTGCCATATACAATGTTTGaatgtttcatttgtttttttgtaatgTATTTTagctttatatatttttaattttatataatttttaaaataaatgttttgttcTAACAATTGGGTGTTGGTCTTGCCAATTATATGTTATACATAAGATTTAAATGTAGATTTCCACGGCTTGAGTTGGTGTTGGTTTTTTAATGTTAAACTCTTTACGCACGCATGAACTTTCTTTCTTTGGTATGTGACACAGACAATGCTATGCACTTCAGCAAATAACCCAAACATATCTTATTTAACTAATCAATTATATACTTTTACAGCCTGAAGACAGCCAGTGGAAATAAACAGCCGTCGATGCGATCGAATCAAAATGGCAGTGGACCGCCTCAAGGAAATGGATTGCCCAAGTCTACGCCGAGTAGCACAGATGATATGAATTCAGCTCTGCTGAAGACACCAATCGATACGAACGATCCGAATGCAGTTGGAATGTTTGGCAAATTCAAGGGATTCACCCTGCGTCCGTTAAATGATGCTTCGCCACCGAGTAACTACAATGGACCGAATGTGGCATTTGTGCAACCAACAATGCAGCAAGACAACAATGGAGTACCACAAAGGTTAGCACCACCACCGCCAGGAGGTAAAACAGAGGCTGCTGCTGGGAGTGGAGAAATTACGAAACCCACAACGACCTTGCAGCGGGCAGCTCCAGCACTTCCACCGCCAAATCCGGGTTCTACAGCCCGTCCAATTATATCGAAACCAGTGCTAGATTCTAGCACAATTACCATGGTGCCCTTgaatggtggtggtgctgAGGCAGATGGCAGTATTTCACCCACACGTTCGGCTCCCGCACCGCCTGTTCCTTTACACACCGATCCCAAATTAAATGTGAACCGGAATGGTACCATACGTCGCTTTGCCTCATTCTTAAAGAAGGAGGAGAAGCCACCGCTCAAGGAGAAGACATATATCGATCGGGAGAGATTAAGGACACTGGAAATTTCGTCGCCCATGCCCGTC is a window encoding:
- the LOC6650203 gene encoding disintegrin and metalloproteinase domain-containing protein 12, giving the protein MSPCHLHYLLASAAWLLLLLINICCLQQTVDATTVTSTTAARPTADNAKSKAYIGNYFPALNEFTTHTVIRPKVQHGRTKRSLQSTLDAADGLHAQHITLSYLHQGQRIQIELLRNDRLLPDTHFLRYQNASKLAAKSNGHGPVGNVVRNFTKTEVDLCHYQGHIHGQADSKVALSTCNGGLNGVVFDGRETYFIHPHIDGTGRLLDDHFLLSHADMVQKNATCGYDSHKDNHNHDREWENEEPSIPQRLDGGEFQRMFLRRRRRDVEEVGHLIRGPYNANKYSSYVELVIVVDNKVYKHFGENTKKVHQHCKDLANIVNALYEPLNIFVALVGVVIWNESNEIEFSSDGDVTLRNFLNYRSTKLVLEHPNDNAQLLTKETFAGGVVGKALKGPICTYEYSGGVSMQHSQILAVVATTMAHEMGHNFGMEHDSPDCHCPDEKCVMAASSTAVVPVHWSSCSIDQLTIAFSRGMNYCLRNKPERLFDSPQCGNGFVEPGEQCDCGLPNHCENTCCNAHTCMLHSNASCATGECCDLDTCRPKMAGKPCREAENECDLPEYCTGESEYCPKDVYRRDAEPCDGGQAYCFHGNCRSHGNQCRVLWGPTGDNSEHCYYKNKEGNRLGNCGYNRVNKTYVPCATEHVNCGMLHCIHLNERLEFGMESAAVLSHSYVSHDRKIVACRSAVVDLGLQNIDPGLTPNGAKCGDNRMCVDQRCVAVKDVLAKGSDCPDNCKDLGVCNSRGHCHCELGFGGESCSRPGPGGSVDSGPAADSNSTVGFQRFIFMLFFVILPLFLCVCLVYYCRNNKLFAGGKLADNILKTASGNKQPSMRSNQNGSGPPQGNGLPKSTPSSTDDMNSALLKTPIDTNDPNAVGMFGKFKGFTLRPLNDASPPSNYNGPNVAFVQPTMQQDNNGVPQRLAPPPPGGKTEAAAGSGEITKPTTTLQRAAPALPPPNPGSTARPIISKPVLDSSTITMVPLNGGGAEADGSISPTRSAPAPPVPLHTDPKLNVNRNGTIRRFASFLKKEEKPPLKEKTYIDRERLRTLEISSPMPVPGAPTAESSNSDSEPPSREEETKNLVKRAQSMRSPTKKAQLQTFGSMRSPPGRPNSTVSGNTTTRPKSPPPRPPPLIKKTNSTTSSGYQLPVATAQTTVENTYDDCEFVEKAVPLRASNDDIYSVIDEIPPAAQTLKRSDLVASMASNGSGDMGLLGEIVNEFEKLNGDSIYSGKPAPGSPTEASLAETPRSPQRPAPPKPASTVISSAEDKQAAAPTYLRSPAVNAPVARVAPTRSDISPSPAFSSFKPAPAGSGKVIPKATNQSQAQVTRTNSQSGQPGSGMRPKSFTKTQAKTLPNGVPAPATIQKPKPLSAKPSFSGGLKRSPSGGATSASATAAPTPPTVNSTAQAMGTPASGALKSNIASLTQRFEQRK
- the LOC6650107 gene encoding uncharacterized protein LOC6650107, which produces MLPEWLTELYIQSKLRIYYKDNGLKVLKLWSKPASGKGDNWVGVMTRIHVDFQRSNENAVQKETYLLKEGCSKDAPQSKLFIDYEVYTREMDMYEFVLPKMSEILLEVGITDKMHANAICVDREHEIMILEDLAPLKYINADRVKQLDLSHAELTIDMLAKFHAAATVLKQRHPESMPPKLLVNYFSRDRDGYKRVFTGLFKALLRYVKSEPKLESRYYHKLERTLTNLMEYAARAHDVNDQDLQTLLHGDCWTTNIMFQYDSQGQPRSVVPIDFQFSVITSPVLDLHYFFSTSLQEDVRIRQLELVQRHYYALRQNLEKLNYKGNIPSLFEYQLEFQKRHFFAVFVSLVFQPFMVYQGEVLGEFVDFYENTPQAIKFQDSLYSTAKAHEIVAKMLPIFDAKGLLDDQ